A section of the Agarivorans litoreus genome encodes:
- a CDS encoding DoxX family protein → MMPLYNIYLKAVEMMQFLLIPLLLTFTRIWVAIVFFRSGYLKLTSWDSTLYLFELEYQVPILPWELAAYLGTAAELILPVFLILGLFTRIFALKLFFFNIIAVVSYPVLWPGGFYDHQLWGLMILINVIWGAGPFSADYLLNKKMAQKKAA, encoded by the coding sequence ATGATGCCACTTTATAATATCTACCTAAAAGCCGTAGAGATGATGCAGTTTCTGCTTATCCCTCTATTACTCACGTTTACTCGAATATGGGTAGCCATTGTATTTTTCCGCTCAGGTTATTTAAAACTTACCAGCTGGGATTCAACGCTTTATCTATTTGAACTTGAGTACCAAGTTCCAATTTTACCTTGGGAGCTAGCAGCCTATCTAGGAACTGCAGCCGAGCTAATTTTGCCGGTATTTCTAATACTTGGCTTGTTTACCCGTATTTTTGCTTTGAAGCTATTCTTCTTTAATATCATCGCTGTAGTGTCTTACCCAGTGCTTTGGCCCGGTGGTTTTTACGACCACCAGCTTTGGGGTTTAATGATACTAATTAATGTTATTTGGGGAGCAGGTCCATTTTCTGCCGATTACCTGTTAAACAAAAAAATGGCACAAAAAAAAGCGGCGTAA
- a CDS encoding sensor domain-containing diguanylate cyclase → MPVELAAGETHQFYFRFGSDEKGFVFPDLRIWQPDKMRNVQSIGLGSIAFWVGGLALMSIMTGVIFARIFLQTKVNTPRLDYVLRFMILNAALLAVAALTRETVFSVVLITIALLLYPMLAIASLIRWFQGSKESAVYTLGWTVLIVGLFSQALRDLGLVEHTFVTYYWPVVASYSEMMVIMVAMGIHLLRLRRLKELAELRYRSQLERAKQELEILVSERTHALEVAKSEAEPEARTDPLTGINNRRSFMAKAEAMFVSCRNRSHPMTMLMFDIDTLRKLTITMAMLLVIRL, encoded by the coding sequence GTGCCAGTAGAGTTAGCAGCAGGTGAAACCCATCAGTTTTACTTTCGCTTTGGTTCTGACGAAAAGGGTTTTGTATTCCCAGATTTAAGGATTTGGCAGCCAGACAAAATGCGCAATGTGCAGAGTATAGGGCTAGGCAGTATTGCCTTTTGGGTGGGCGGTCTGGCCTTAATGTCGATAATGACCGGGGTAATCTTTGCCCGCATATTTCTGCAAACAAAAGTGAATACGCCTCGTTTAGATTATGTTTTACGCTTTATGATCTTAAATGCGGCTTTACTTGCCGTAGCGGCACTAACCAGAGAAACCGTATTCTCGGTGGTGCTTATCACCATTGCTTTATTGCTATACCCGATGTTAGCGATAGCCAGTTTAATTCGTTGGTTCCAAGGCTCAAAAGAATCCGCTGTTTACACCTTAGGTTGGACAGTATTAATAGTGGGGCTATTTAGCCAAGCCTTACGTGATTTAGGCCTTGTTGAACATACCTTTGTAACTTACTACTGGCCGGTTGTAGCTTCATACAGTGAAATGATGGTGATCATGGTTGCTATGGGGATTCACCTGTTAAGATTGCGCCGTCTAAAAGAGCTGGCTGAACTGCGCTATCGCAGCCAACTTGAACGCGCTAAACAAGAGTTAGAAATATTGGTGTCTGAGCGTACTCATGCACTTGAAGTTGCTAAGTCTGAAGCAGAGCCTGAAGCTCGCACCGATCCACTAACAGGCATAAACAATCGACGTAGCTTTATGGCCAAGGCCGAGGCGATGTTTGTTAGTTGCCGTAACCGTTCTCACCCCATGACCATGTTGATGTTCGATATTGACACTTTAAGAAAATTAACGATAACCATGGCCATGCTGCTGGTGATAAGGCTTTGA
- the cysB gene encoding HTH-type transcriptional regulator CysB encodes MKLQQLRYIVEVVNNNLNVSATAESLYTSQPGISKQIRLLEDELGVQIFKRSGKHLSQVTPAGKEIIRISNEIMAKVESIKAVANQHTHPDQGSLNISTTHTQARYALPEVIQGFIHRYPNVSLNMHQGTPNQINEAVAKGSADFAIATEALHIFSDLVMLPCYHWNRSILVPKEHELAKKHLNGEVVTINDLAKHSIVTYIFGFTGRSDLDDAFGRAGKVPKIVFTATDADVIKTYVRMGIGVGVLASMAIDKQQDQDLVAIDASHLFRASTTKICFRKGTFLRTYMYDFIERFAPHLTRDIVDRAVQAKSLDEVEELFKNIDLPVM; translated from the coding sequence ATGAAATTGCAGCAGTTACGTTATATCGTCGAAGTAGTAAACAACAACCTCAATGTGTCGGCTACTGCGGAGAGTTTATATACTTCGCAGCCCGGTATTAGTAAACAAATTCGTTTATTGGAGGATGAGCTAGGGGTTCAGATATTCAAGCGTAGCGGCAAGCACCTTAGCCAAGTAACTCCTGCTGGCAAAGAAATCATTCGCATCAGCAATGAGATTATGGCCAAGGTTGAAAGTATTAAAGCGGTCGCTAATCAGCATACTCACCCAGACCAAGGCTCGCTTAATATCTCAACTACTCATACTCAAGCGCGTTATGCGTTGCCCGAAGTTATTCAAGGTTTTATCCATCGTTACCCAAATGTTTCTCTAAACATGCATCAGGGTACACCTAACCAGATAAATGAAGCAGTGGCTAAGGGCAGTGCAGACTTTGCTATTGCCACGGAGGCACTGCATATTTTCTCCGATTTAGTGATGTTGCCTTGTTATCATTGGAATCGCAGCATATTGGTGCCCAAAGAACATGAGTTGGCGAAAAAACACTTAAACGGTGAAGTTGTTACCATTAACGATTTAGCTAAGCACTCCATTGTTACTTACATTTTTGGTTTTACTGGTCGCTCCGATTTAGATGATGCCTTTGGTCGTGCTGGCAAAGTGCCAAAGATTGTCTTCACTGCAACCGATGCCGATGTGATTAAAACCTATGTGCGAATGGGAATTGGCGTAGGTGTATTGGCGAGTATGGCTATCGACAAGCAACAAGATCAGGATTTGGTAGCGATTGATGCTAGCCATTTATTTAGAGCAAGCACCACTAAAATTTGCTTTAGAAAAGGCACTTTCTTACGTACTTACATGTACGATTTTATTGAACGATTTGCGCCACACTTAACCCGAGACATTGTCGATAGAGCTGTGCAAGCCAAGTCTCTCGATGAAGTGGAAGAGCTGTTCAAAAATATTGATTTACCCGTTATGTAG
- a CDS encoding GGDEF domain-containing protein, translated as MKTFASTLESEIRDGDVLGRLGGEEFGLALYSDLDTAERLRSAVERIFVNTGVIQIRFTTSIGIALMQTEENIEQLMSLADQALYQAKDSGRNKAVVANVA; from the coding sequence TTGAAGACGTTTGCCAGTACCTTAGAAAGTGAAATTCGTGATGGTGATGTATTAGGGCGTTTGGGCGGCGAAGAATTCGGCTTAGCCTTATATTCCGATTTAGATACTGCAGAGCGTTTACGTTCGGCAGTAGAACGGATATTCGTAAATACTGGCGTAATACAAATACGTTTTACCACCAGCATTGGTATTGCCTTAATGCAGACAGAAGAAAATATAGAGCAGTTGATGAGTTTAGCCGATCAAGCATTATACCAAGCCAAAGACAGTGGACGTAATAAAGCTGTTGTGGCTAATGTAGCTTAA
- a CDS encoding HvfC/BufC N-terminal domain-containing protein, with protein sequence MLKQLQQEFSGSLNQTDTSLESRLANIALSAEESIQIYQNNYVLSLSEALSASYPTVQKLVGEEFFKFVAKNFILQHGHNQGDLNLFGLGFNEFLKQQDALSTLPYLADIALLDWQIEQTAGQPLTNQFFTVEVLQSIPAEQLGDAVLHLAPHQSLLASQYPVFSIYQMVQANQVEAIELDEQDFVLFTKQADFEVQLEQISPLSYAFLSHCQQLRPLGELPQPCLAELETLLGESIQLQRLSHFSFASEIGESNDATL encoded by the coding sequence GTGCTTAAGCAATTACAACAAGAGTTTTCTGGCTCACTAAATCAAACAGATACCAGCCTTGAATCTCGCTTGGCAAATATCGCATTAAGCGCTGAAGAGTCGATACAAATCTACCAAAATAACTATGTGCTAAGCCTTAGTGAAGCTTTGAGTGCCAGTTACCCAACAGTGCAAAAGCTAGTGGGTGAAGAATTCTTTAAGTTTGTCGCTAAAAACTTCATTTTGCAGCATGGTCATAATCAAGGTGACCTCAACCTCTTTGGCTTAGGTTTTAATGAGTTCTTAAAACAACAAGACGCACTATCTACGCTACCCTATTTAGCAGATATCGCACTGCTAGATTGGCAAATTGAACAGACGGCTGGACAACCATTAACAAACCAGTTTTTTACTGTAGAAGTTCTCCAATCGATACCAGCAGAGCAATTAGGTGATGCAGTGCTGCATTTAGCGCCGCATCAGTCTTTACTTGCTAGCCAATACCCTGTTTTTTCTATCTACCAAATGGTTCAAGCAAACCAAGTTGAAGCCATCGAGTTAGATGAACAAGATTTTGTACTATTTACTAAGCAAGCCGATTTTGAAGTTCAGCTAGAGCAAATATCCCCGCTTAGTTATGCGTTTCTTAGCCATTGCCAGCAACTACGTCCATTAGGTGAACTACCTCAACCCTGTTTGGCAGAATTAGAAACCCTCCTTGGCGAATCTATTCAATTACAACGTTTATCCCATTTTAGTTTTGCATCAGAGATAGGAGAGTCAAATGATGCCACTTTATAA
- a CDS encoding L-serine ammonia-lyase: MVSIFDLFSIGIGPSSSHTVGPMKAAKLFAERLDSNAELNRVDHIKVELFGSLGATGKGHGTGKAVILGLLGESPELVDVDTVDQMLLKVEQTEELSLLAKKTINFAKTGAIVFHRRKQLPTHSNALSFHAYLDNGKSISATYYSIGGGYIVEEGQENDTSSHNYPYPFENAESLLQRCKESGKSIAAVVSANEQVHCSTRTISQYTQQIWLTMQACVKRGISEEGILPGGLKLARRAPTLNRQLASQRNLSSDPLNVMDWVNLYALAVSEENADGGRVVTAPTNGAAGIIPAVLHYYHNHVQELDQDSINQFFLTATAIGSLYKTNASISGAEVGCQGEVGVACSMAAAGLVAIFGGNPEQIENAAEIGIEHNLGLTCDPIGGLVQVPCIERNAMGALKAINAARLALRGSGEHKVSLDKAIKTMWETGCDMKSKYKETARGGLAVNIIEC, from the coding sequence ATGGTAAGTATATTTGACCTATTCTCAATAGGTATTGGGCCTTCCAGCTCTCACACCGTCGGACCAATGAAAGCAGCTAAGCTGTTTGCAGAGCGTTTAGACAGCAACGCTGAGCTAAATCGAGTTGATCATATTAAAGTAGAACTGTTTGGTTCATTAGGTGCGACAGGCAAAGGCCATGGCACAGGCAAGGCCGTTATCTTGGGCTTGTTGGGAGAGTCGCCCGAGTTAGTGGATGTTGATACCGTTGATCAGATGCTGCTAAAGGTTGAGCAAACCGAAGAGTTGTCGCTGTTAGCTAAGAAGACCATTAACTTCGCTAAAACCGGTGCCATTGTATTTCATCGTCGTAAGCAACTGCCGACCCACAGTAATGCCTTAAGTTTTCATGCCTACCTAGACAATGGCAAAAGCATCTCGGCCACCTATTACTCTATAGGCGGCGGTTACATTGTCGAAGAAGGTCAAGAAAACGATACATCGAGTCACAATTACCCCTACCCCTTCGAAAACGCCGAGAGCTTATTACAACGTTGCAAGGAGAGTGGAAAAAGCATTGCAGCCGTGGTCTCGGCCAACGAGCAGGTTCACTGTTCTACCCGAACGATTAGCCAATATACCCAACAAATTTGGCTTACAATGCAAGCATGTGTAAAACGCGGCATTAGTGAAGAAGGCATATTACCGGGCGGCTTAAAACTGGCTAGACGGGCACCAACTTTAAATCGACAGTTGGCTTCGCAGCGAAACTTAAGCTCAGATCCTTTAAATGTGATGGATTGGGTAAACCTGTATGCATTAGCGGTTAGTGAAGAAAATGCTGACGGCGGCCGAGTAGTTACTGCACCAACCAACGGCGCCGCAGGTATTATCCCTGCGGTATTGCACTACTACCACAATCACGTTCAAGAGCTTGATCAAGATTCAATCAATCAATTTTTTCTAACCGCTACAGCCATTGGTTCTTTATACAAAACCAACGCATCTATATCAGGTGCTGAGGTTGGCTGCCAAGGCGAAGTCGGCGTAGCCTGCTCGATGGCTGCAGCAGGCTTGGTGGCGATATTTGGTGGTAACCCAGAACAAATCGAAAACGCCGCCGAAATTGGCATAGAGCACAACCTTGGCTTGACCTGCGATCCCATCGGCGGTTTGGTGCAAGTTCCTTGCATTGAACGTAATGCCATGGGCGCGCTTAAAGCCATAAATGCCGCACGATTGGCATTAAGAGGCAGTGGTGAGCACAAAGTTTCTTTAGATAAAGCCATCAAAACCATGTGGGAAACTGGCTGTGATATGAAGAGCAAATATAAAGAAACTGCTCGTGGTGGCTTAGCGGTAAACATTATCGAATGTTAA
- a CDS encoding BufA1 family periplasmic bufferin-type metallophore has product MKGSNIAIATAVTGLIALGTLTATPAVAAGKEKCYGVAKAGKNDCATKNSSCAGTATADNQSDAFVVLPKGLCDKLAGGSKQSS; this is encoded by the coding sequence ATGAAAGGTTCAAACATTGCAATCGCTACAGCAGTAACTGGTTTAATCGCATTGGGTACTCTTACCGCCACTCCAGCTGTTGCTGCAGGTAAAGAGAAATGTTACGGCGTGGCTAAAGCAGGTAAAAACGACTGTGCTACCAAAAATAGCTCATGTGCCGGCACAGCGACAGCTGACAACCAATCAGACGCTTTTGTTGTATTGCCAAAAGGCTTATGTGACAAACTAGCTGGTGGTAGCAAACAATCTAGCTAA
- the bufB gene encoding MNIO family bufferin maturase, with protein MTKKQYGLGLRSAYAEQLLNKHQQLDWLEIHAENYFNPHSYDYHLLKQIAEHSPISVHGVGLSLGSFDALSKTHLEKLKALIDDVNPFIVSEHLSWSSINGRFYNDLLPLPYTEECLQIFIGHLNQAQDFLGRQLLIENPSAYLAYHESHIHEPEFLNRLVEATGCGLLLDINNVYVSGHNLGWDNQEYIETLNLAAVKEIHLAGYTEKQLDNKTVLIDSHNQKVSEPVWQLYRQFQQYYANSIPTLIEWDSDFPSLEVLIEEVAQAKHIDLAISEVSCA; from the coding sequence ATGACAAAAAAACAATACGGGCTTGGTTTGCGCTCAGCTTATGCAGAACAGTTGCTAAACAAACACCAGCAATTAGATTGGCTAGAGATACACGCTGAGAACTACTTCAACCCTCACTCATACGATTATCATCTACTTAAGCAAATCGCCGAGCACAGTCCTATTAGCGTGCACGGGGTTGGTTTGTCGCTAGGATCGTTTGATGCATTAAGCAAAACACATTTAGAGAAACTAAAGGCATTAATTGATGATGTTAATCCTTTTATCGTCTCTGAGCATTTAAGCTGGAGCAGCATTAACGGGCGCTTTTATAACGACCTATTGCCCTTACCATATACAGAAGAGTGCTTACAAATATTTATAGGCCACCTTAACCAAGCACAAGATTTTTTGGGGCGACAACTGCTTATCGAAAATCCTTCGGCGTATTTGGCATATCATGAAAGCCACATTCATGAGCCAGAGTTTTTGAACCGGTTAGTTGAGGCCACTGGCTGTGGCTTGTTGTTAGACATTAACAACGTTTATGTCAGTGGGCATAACCTAGGGTGGGATAACCAAGAGTATATAGAGACACTAAACCTAGCCGCGGTTAAAGAGATCCACTTAGCGGGGTATACCGAAAAACAACTCGACAACAAAACAGTACTTATTGACAGCCACAACCAAAAAGTTAGCGAGCCGGTATGGCAACTGTATCGCCAATTTCAGCAATACTATGCCAATAGCATCCCCACTCTTATTGAATGGGACAGCGATTTTCCATCCTTAGAGGTGCTCATTGAAGAAGTGGCGCAAGCTAAACATATTGATCTTGCAATAAGCGAGGTGAGCTGTGCTTAA
- a CDS encoding fumarate hydratase, translating to MTIIRKQDFIDSVAESLQFISYYHPLDFVTAMAEAYEKEQSIAAKDAIAQILINSRMCAQGLRPICQDTGIITAFVKVGMNVQWDSDLTVQEMVDEGVRRAYTNPDNPLRASIVADPNGARKNTKDNTPAVVHIDLVAGDKVEIMVAAKGGGSENKSKMVMLNPSDSVAEWVLKTLPTMGAGWCPPGMIGIGIGGTAEKAAVMAKESLMDPVDIQDLIAKGAENADEELRLELMDGINKLGIGAQGLGGLTTVLDVKVKSCPTHAASKPVVMIPNCAATRHAHFHLDGSGPAVLTPPKLEDWPEITWDVGDNVRRVDVNKVTKEEVATWKMGETVLLNGKILTGRDAAHKRIKEYLEQGKPFPNGVDFNGRFIYYVGPVDAVRDEAVGPAGPTTSTRMDKFTDMMLEETGLMGMIGKAERGPATVDSIAKHQSVYLMAVGGAAYLVSKAIKNAKVVAFEDLGMEAIYEFEVEDMPVTVAVDADGNSVHQQGPAIWKAKIEELDAKLSK from the coding sequence ATGACCATCATCCGTAAACAGGACTTTATTGACAGTGTCGCAGAATCGCTGCAATTCATTTCTTACTACCATCCCCTTGATTTTGTCACCGCAATGGCGGAAGCCTACGAAAAAGAACAGAGTATTGCTGCCAAAGATGCCATCGCCCAAATCTTAATTAACTCACGTATGTGTGCTCAAGGTTTGCGTCCTATCTGTCAGGATACCGGCATTATCACTGCGTTTGTAAAAGTAGGGATGAATGTTCAATGGGACAGTGATCTCACTGTTCAAGAAATGGTTGATGAAGGGGTTCGTCGAGCTTATACCAACCCAGATAACCCTTTACGTGCTTCTATTGTTGCTGACCCTAACGGCGCACGTAAAAACACCAAAGACAATACTCCAGCGGTAGTTCACATAGACTTAGTTGCAGGCGACAAAGTCGAGATTATGGTTGCAGCCAAAGGTGGCGGTAGTGAAAACAAATCTAAGATGGTAATGCTAAATCCATCTGATTCTGTTGCTGAGTGGGTTCTAAAAACCTTACCCACAATGGGCGCTGGTTGGTGTCCACCGGGTATGATAGGCATTGGTATTGGCGGCACTGCAGAAAAAGCTGCAGTAATGGCTAAAGAATCGCTAATGGATCCGGTTGATATTCAGGACCTCATCGCTAAAGGCGCAGAAAATGCCGACGAAGAACTACGCTTAGAGTTGATGGACGGCATTAACAAACTGGGCATAGGTGCTCAGGGCCTTGGCGGCTTAACCACGGTGCTTGATGTAAAAGTTAAATCTTGCCCAACGCACGCGGCTTCTAAACCGGTTGTAATGATCCCCAATTGTGCAGCAACACGTCACGCACATTTTCATTTAGACGGCAGCGGCCCAGCGGTATTAACGCCACCTAAGCTTGAAGACTGGCCAGAGATCACTTGGGATGTTGGTGATAACGTTCGCCGGGTAGATGTAAACAAAGTAACTAAAGAAGAAGTAGCCACCTGGAAAATGGGTGAAACGGTATTGCTTAACGGCAAAATTCTTACTGGTCGCGATGCAGCCCATAAGCGTATTAAAGAGTATCTAGAGCAGGGTAAACCATTCCCTAATGGCGTAGATTTTAATGGCCGATTTATTTACTACGTAGGTCCGGTAGACGCAGTACGAGATGAAGCAGTTGGTCCAGCGGGTCCTACAACGTCTACTCGTATGGACAAATTCACAGACATGATGCTCGAAGAAACGGGTTTAATGGGCATGATTGGTAAGGCGGAACGTGGCCCAGCAACGGTGGATTCGATTGCTAAACATCAGTCGGTTTATTTAATGGCGGTAGGCGGTGCTGCTTACTTAGTATCTAAAGCGATTAAGAATGCCAAGGTAGTGGCTTTCGAAGATTTAGGCATGGAAGCTATCTATGAGTTTGAAGTAGAAGATATGCCGGTTACTGTAGCAGTTGATGCTGACGGTAACTCTGTTCACCAGCAGGGACCGGCAATTTGGAAGGCTAAAATTGAAGAACTAGATGCAAAACTAAGTAAGTAA
- a CDS encoding 7TM-DISM domain-containing protein, which produces MLAAIKARLSRTKFQHQRSTDPNYLLCCLGKTQLALALVLFSVCTLSVAQAESLSALHVNGLEDGVGLGEHFQVWHDLEGKADLADAIAAYRLDKFSRLPSKGSTGLQPGAFWSVFYLHNDSDKPITLNLEYVDHQLIYLNAYQRNTNDPSFLEIADLALIILFQSA; this is translated from the coding sequence GTGCTCGCCGCGATTAAAGCCCGCTTATCTCGAACAAAATTTCAACACCAAAGGTCAACAGACCCTAATTATTTATTGTGCTGTTTAGGTAAAACTCAACTCGCTTTGGCCTTGGTTTTGTTTTCTGTTTGTACTCTTTCTGTTGCTCAAGCTGAGAGCTTAAGTGCGTTGCACGTAAATGGTTTAGAAGATGGTGTAGGGCTGGGTGAGCATTTTCAGGTATGGCACGATTTAGAAGGCAAGGCTGATCTGGCTGATGCCATCGCTGCTTATCGTTTAGATAAGTTCTCCAGATTACCGAGTAAAGGTTCCACGGGTTTACAGCCAGGAGCTTTTTGGAGTGTTTTCTATCTGCACAATGATAGCGATAAACCGATTACTCTAAATTTAGAATACGTTGACCACCAACTCATCTATTTAAATGCCTATCAACGCAATACCAACGATCCTAGTTTTTTAGAAATTGCCGATCTTGCTTTAATAATTCTTTTTCAGAGCGCTTAG
- the pabB gene encoding aminodeoxychorismate synthase component I translates to MIVSKTFSISPVQLFAQLAQQDWCCFLQSAADSHENNQFDILVADPIATISYSDGTSKVRVGEQHYQSQQAPFELLESLRKQLFPEEHASTSVFPFEGGALGLWSYDLGRSLEVLPERLAKDLSTPDMAVGFYDWALIFDHHINSTTLIQWHEIGDEKAALERLKQRELWLNIQTSQELPKFELTSAWQSNMNQAAYHEKFEQVQEYLLSGDCYQINLAQRFSASYQGTEAEAYQRLIAANQAPFSAFMRLPSSCILSVSPERFISLKKGEIETKPIKGTRPRSTNKQRDQQLADELLSAEKDQAENLMIVDLLRNDIGRVASPGSVKVPKLFAIESFPAVHHLVSTIRATLAPDYSAEQLLAACFPGGSITGAPKIRAMQIIEELEESRRSAYCGAIGYISSSGDMDTNITIRTLVCENQKIYSWAGGGVVTDSKVDAEYQETFDKLSRILPVLE, encoded by the coding sequence ATGATTGTTAGTAAAACTTTTTCTATTTCTCCAGTACAACTCTTCGCGCAACTAGCCCAGCAAGACTGGTGTTGTTTTTTACAATCGGCTGCCGACTCCCACGAGAATAACCAGTTTGATATTTTGGTTGCCGATCCTATCGCCACTATCTCCTATAGCGATGGCACATCCAAAGTTAGGGTTGGCGAGCAACACTATCAAAGCCAACAAGCCCCCTTTGAGTTACTTGAGTCTTTGCGCAAGCAACTGTTCCCCGAAGAGCACGCTAGTACTTCAGTATTTCCCTTTGAAGGCGGTGCCTTAGGCTTGTGGTCTTACGATTTAGGAAGAAGTTTAGAAGTTTTACCGGAGCGCTTAGCCAAAGATTTAAGCACTCCAGATATGGCAGTAGGCTTTTATGATTGGGCATTGATTTTTGATCATCACATAAACAGCACAACACTAATTCAATGGCATGAGATTGGCGACGAAAAAGCGGCTCTTGAACGTTTAAAGCAGCGTGAACTTTGGCTAAACATTCAAACAAGCCAAGAGTTACCTAAGTTTGAACTAACCAGCGCCTGGCAAAGTAACATGAACCAAGCGGCCTACCATGAAAAGTTTGAACAAGTACAAGAGTATTTGTTAAGTGGTGATTGCTACCAAATCAACCTGGCGCAGCGTTTTAGTGCAAGCTACCAAGGAACAGAAGCCGAAGCTTACCAGCGCCTTATTGCAGCCAACCAAGCGCCTTTCTCCGCATTTATGCGTTTACCCAGCAGTTGTATTCTTAGCGTTTCTCCAGAGCGCTTTATTAGCTTAAAGAAAGGTGAAATAGAAACGAAACCAATAAAAGGTACTCGCCCAAGAAGTACGAATAAGCAGCGTGATCAACAGCTGGCCGACGAGTTACTCAGTGCCGAGAAAGACCAAGCCGAAAACCTCATGATTGTTGATTTGCTGCGTAACGATATTGGCCGGGTCGCGAGCCCTGGCTCAGTAAAAGTCCCCAAACTCTTTGCCATTGAATCTTTCCCCGCGGTGCACCACTTGGTAAGCACAATCCGCGCAACACTTGCCCCAGATTACTCTGCAGAACAGTTACTAGCGGCTTGTTTTCCGGGAGGTTCGATCACCGGAGCCCCAAAAATTCGGGCGATGCAAATTATTGAGGAGCTTGAAGAGAGCCGCCGCAGCGCTTATTGTGGTGCTATTGGTTATATTTCTAGTAGTGGTGATATGGATACTAATATCACCATTAGAACCTTAGTATGCGAAAATCAAAAAATATACAGTTGGGCCGGTGGCGGTGTTGTCACTGATTCCAAAGTTGACGCCGAATATCAAGAAACCTTCGATAAATTAAGTCGAATTCTTCCGGTACTCGAATAA
- a CDS encoding CoA pyrophosphatase yields the protein MSQKETTHFLQRFLLQLAKQDSPRSAKHAAAVLLPIIAQPGQAEQIVLTQRSAHLRHHPSQISLPGGKHDPEDIDLSHTALRETYEEIGVHPTAFTIHGQLPKQTTVSDFSVRPFIATTNQALSFKLNYDEVAQVMVLPLQPFLRLDNYHGYSFKRRGKLEKVYFIEVEKHVIWGATAKILRDFASHCCR from the coding sequence TTGTCCCAAAAAGAAACCACACATTTTTTACAACGCTTTCTCCTGCAACTGGCTAAACAAGATTCGCCTCGTAGCGCTAAACATGCTGCTGCGGTATTGTTACCGATTATTGCCCAACCAGGGCAAGCAGAACAAATAGTGCTCACTCAACGTAGCGCCCATCTGCGCCACCACCCATCACAAATTAGTTTACCCGGCGGCAAACACGATCCCGAAGACATTGACCTTAGCCACACAGCGCTTAGGGAAACCTATGAAGAAATCGGCGTTCATCCCACCGCTTTTACTATTCATGGTCAATTACCAAAACAAACCACAGTGAGTGATTTTTCGGTACGCCCTTTTATAGCCACCACCAACCAGGCGTTGTCGTTTAAACTTAACTACGATGAAGTGGCTCAGGTAATGGTATTGCCACTACAGCCCTTTTTGCGACTAGATAATTACCACGGCTATTCCTTCAAACGCAGAGGAAAGCTCGAGAAAGTGTACTTTATAGAAGTAGAAAAACATGTGATATGGGGAGCTACCGCTAAAATATTGCGTGATTTTGCTTCTCATTGTTGCAGATAA